A section of the Quatrionicoccus australiensis genome encodes:
- the coaE gene encoding dephospho-CoA kinase (Dephospho-CoA kinase (CoaE) performs the final step in coenzyme A biosynthesis.), translating into MSDFIVGLTGGIGSGKSTVSDLFVAAGAALVDTDAIAHELTGPGGAAMPLLLAAFGPSVADASGALDRNAMRQLIFSDTTARKQLEDILHPLIRQISSERCAAANAPYVILAVPLLVESNSYRERCQRIVVVDCPESLQVHRVMSRNGLSEAEVTAIMAAQATRVERLRVADDVVHNDADLINLQQQVSRLHAKYLRLSAEIAKANC; encoded by the coding sequence GTGAGCGACTTCATCGTCGGCCTGACTGGCGGCATCGGCAGCGGCAAGAGCACGGTAAGCGATCTCTTTGTCGCCGCCGGGGCAGCGCTGGTCGACACCGACGCCATCGCGCACGAGCTGACCGGACCGGGCGGCGCCGCAATGCCGCTGCTGCTCGCTGCCTTCGGCCCGAGCGTGGCGGATGCCAGCGGCGCGCTCGACCGCAATGCGATGCGCCAGCTGATCTTTTCCGACACCACGGCACGCAAGCAGCTGGAAGACATCCTGCATCCGCTGATCCGCCAGATTTCGAGCGAGCGCTGCGCTGCGGCCAACGCCCCCTACGTGATTCTCGCCGTGCCGCTGCTCGTCGAGAGCAACAGCTATCGCGAGCGCTGCCAGCGGATTGTCGTTGTCGATTGCCCGGAAAGCCTGCAGGTACACCGGGTAATGAGCCGCAATGGCCTCAGTGAAGCCGAGGTCACCGCGATCATGGCCGCCCAGGCAACACGGGTCGAACGCCTGCGCGTGGCGGACGATGTCGTGCACAACGACGCCGACCTAATCAACCTGCAGCAACAGGTTTCCCGCCTGCACGCAAAGTATCTACGACTATCGGCAGAAATAGCTAAAGCAAACTGTTGA